One genomic window of Methanosarcina acetivorans C2A includes the following:
- a CDS encoding COG1470 family protein: MRCKILKIQNKVTALLSLLLFISVLVTFTFLATAKSIEIININEFNTGEFNDNEWLEENINLSANEKIELGSYAISYSRNFQENGTGFIELVTFDKKVGFESSEKFYQLRSFSGSKEIRELKDKIIFLNSSIAISVNDTGLGKLKLKVWSKKDLFSEINMSTTAPEFLLISQSETVNIPLKINNNGCIGETVCLEASESEFYTHKFTYGDYRINKIKLNPKETKDVNIELRIDKDCTPGEYNFSVNASGRSSAVLIFPFIVEENSSKSIEKLAIQLSKIYVSGKSGSEIVIPVRIFNSGDVDLKDIGLDIKSPMDSWEIHVSEKKIDLIKSKEYETVDLTIRIPSETENGDYFVDLKGVADNVETEETKLRVNVKSQSNSAWIGIIIIVLVIAGLFFVFKKYGRR, encoded by the coding sequence ATGAGATGTAAAATTTTGAAAATACAAAATAAAGTAACTGCATTGTTATCTTTACTTTTATTTATTTCCGTGCTTGTTACGTTTACCTTTTTAGCTACTGCTAAATCAATTGAAATTATAAACATTAATGAATTTAATACAGGTGAATTTAATGACAATGAGTGGCTTGAAGAAAACATCAACTTATCTGCAAATGAAAAAATAGAACTGGGAAGTTATGCTATAAGCTATAGCCGTAACTTCCAGGAAAACGGAACCGGTTTTATTGAACTGGTAACATTTGATAAAAAAGTCGGTTTTGAAAGTTCAGAAAAGTTTTACCAACTAAGATCCTTTAGCGGGTCTAAAGAAATTAGAGAACTTAAAGATAAGATCATTTTTTTAAATTCGTCAATTGCCATCAGTGTCAATGATACAGGGCTTGGGAAACTCAAACTAAAAGTCTGGTCAAAAAAGGATCTTTTTTCAGAAATTAATATGTCAACAACTGCCCCTGAATTTCTACTTATATCTCAGAGCGAGACTGTTAATATTCCTTTAAAAATCAACAACAATGGCTGTATAGGTGAGACAGTTTGCCTGGAAGCAAGCGAATCTGAGTTTTATACGCATAAGTTTACTTACGGAGATTATCGAATTAATAAAATAAAATTGAATCCAAAAGAAACAAAAGATGTTAATATTGAGCTAAGAATCGATAAAGATTGCACTCCGGGAGAATATAATTTTTCTGTAAATGCTTCCGGCAGGTCATCAGCTGTTTTAATTTTCCCTTTCATTGTGGAAGAGAATTCCAGCAAATCCATTGAAAAGCTTGCTATCCAGTTATCTAAAATCTATGTTTCAGGCAAGAGCGGATCTGAAATTGTCATACCTGTAAGGATCTTCAATTCCGGTGATGTGGACCTGAAGGATATCGGACTTGATATCAAATCCCCAATGGATAGCTGGGAAATCCATGTTTCAGAGAAAAAAATCGATCTCATAAAGTCAAAAGAATATGAGACCGTAGACCTGACAATCCGTATACCCTCCGAAACCGAAAACGGGGATTATTTTGTGGATCTAAAAGGAGTGGCTGATAATGTAGAGACTGAAGAAACGAAGTTAAGAGTTAACGTAAAATCGCAATCAAATTCAGCCTGGATTGGAATAATAATCATTGTTTTAGTAATCGCAGGTTTGTTTTTCGTATTCAAAAAGTATGGGAGAAGATAA
- a CDS encoding PAS domain-containing protein: MISEDAGPEELEAIAIAVHSLVGLPTTIRSLNKKGLRLEKGEIIDREYTGPVLEEVLKTGKTVHGVPKGGTYLGRNVVVCPILSKDGKVVAAIGIVDLLSILKMQEIIKTVVNNSPAVVFLWRNEEKWPSEFVSENVVHFGYTVEDFISGRVLYGDIIHPDDLKKVEETLEKRIRRGEVDFNAEYRIFTKAGDLRWVNERTFIQRSEEGEVTYLQGLVLDVTERKENEEALRKSFEMQRLLRTIINNSQAVAFLWENKENLPAEYVSENVTQLGYTVEDFTSGKILYGSIIHRDDIGKVVETLKRNISEGQDSFGIEYRIFTGDGKMLWVDEKTFIQRDEEGRATHLQGLVVDITERKEAQKMLEIQRELSTNLNTTWNLHAILNLVLDACLQIDGIDAGGVYIKDELLDQINLVEARGIPPEFKEKVSKYKADSNEAKQVWAEKPIYSMDFYSENMAEAVNKEGIKAVAVIPLKYSNEIIGSLNFASHTLDKIPWSIRNFLESIALQVVSHIAPVCIQADLS, translated from the coding sequence GTGATATCTGAAGATGCAGGACCTGAGGAACTTGAGGCAATCGCAATTGCAGTACATTCCCTTGTAGGGCTTCCGACCACCATCCGCAGCCTCAATAAAAAGGGACTTCGCCTGGAAAAAGGGGAAATAATTGATAGGGAATATACGGGACCCGTACTTGAAGAGGTGCTCAAGACCGGAAAGACTGTGCATGGTGTCCCTAAGGGTGGCACATACCTCGGCAGGAACGTGGTAGTTTGCCCTATCCTCTCAAAGGATGGAAAGGTTGTTGCAGCGATAGGAATCGTGGATCTGTTATCGATCTTAAAAATGCAGGAAATAATCAAGACCGTTGTAAACAATAGCCCTGCAGTGGTTTTCCTGTGGAGAAACGAGGAGAAGTGGCCGTCGGAGTTTGTTTCCGAAAACGTTGTCCATTTTGGGTATACGGTTGAGGACTTTATTTCGGGCAGGGTCCTTTACGGAGATATCATCCACCCCGATGACCTGAAAAAAGTTGAAGAAACACTTGAAAAGCGCATCCGGAGAGGTGAAGTTGACTTCAATGCGGAGTACAGGATATTCACAAAAGCCGGAGACCTTCGCTGGGTCAACGAAAGGACATTTATCCAGCGAAGCGAAGAAGGAGAAGTAACCTACTTACAGGGGCTTGTCCTGGATGTAACTGAAAGGAAAGAAAACGAAGAAGCTCTCAGGAAATCTTTTGAAATGCAGAGGCTGCTGAGAACTATAATCAACAACAGCCAAGCAGTAGCTTTTCTATGGGAAAACAAAGAAAACCTGCCTGCCGAATATGTTTCGGAAAATGTGACCCAGTTAGGCTACACAGTAGAAGATTTCACATCAGGAAAGATCCTTTACGGAAGCATCATCCACAGGGATGACATTGGGAAGGTTGTTGAAACCCTCAAACGCAACATCTCAGAAGGGCAGGATTCTTTCGGTATTGAGTACAGGATCTTCACAGGAGACGGAAAAATGCTCTGGGTGGATGAAAAAACCTTTATCCAGAGGGACGAAGAAGGCAGAGCAACTCATCTCCAGGGCCTTGTTGTAGATATCACCGAGCGAAAAGAAGCCCAGAAAATGCTCGAAATCCAGCGGGAACTGTCAACGAACCTTAATACTACCTGGAACCTCCATGCTATTCTTAACCTGGTACTTGACGCCTGCCTGCAGATAGACGGGATAGATGCTGGAGGCGTGTACATTAAGGACGAACTTCTGGACCAGATAAATCTTGTTGAAGCCCGGGGAATTCCCCCTGAATTCAAAGAAAAGGTCTCAAAATATAAGGCAGACTCAAACGAAGCAAAACAGGTTTGGGCTGAAAAGCCTATCTACTCGATGGATTTTTACTCCGAAAACATGGCCGAAGCAGTAAACAAAGAAGGGATTAAAGCAGTTGCGGTAATTCCTCTAAAATATAGCAACGAAATCATAGGCAGCCTTAATTTTGCCTCCCATACCCTTGATAAGATCCCCTGGAGTATCCGCAACTTCCTTGAAAGCATTGCCCTCCAGGTGGTATCCCATATCGCTCCTGTCTGTATCCAGGCAGATCTGTCATAA
- a CDS encoding NosD domain-containing protein — MNGKRILILTTVFILLIFLSGSASAATFHVKVGGGTESYGSLQEAVNAASDGDLILVGEGRYSENVLVNKSLEIVSESSNPKKTVITAPDPELPVLHITSDSVNIGGFSLKGANSSYGIYLEGVSGNNIYNNYFSGNWRSIMLRDSHTNSLENNRLSDSDDGIWLEHSEQNLIKNNRATRNRHYGFYLNASENNTLQKNRASGGAVGIYMENSSGCCVLSSKTSNNFYGIYLVDSGGSLLEKNTANSNKMYGIYLGSSNGSTLRGNKANSNQWGIYLDSNSNILRKNKMSCNSRNFGAYTYHYTGEMNNTIDTSNTVDGKPIYYLVGVSDRTLDSDSNAGVVYCINCENITLKDLALENNSFGIYLYNTQNSRIEGNCISNCEHGIYLGNCALTALRGNAVNSNEGDAFILSSCRNCLVEENNALDNMAGIWLCDTSVDNLLKENIITSNSWCCIDLGDTSCNNTLEGNILSEAYEGIYLYGACEENILNNNTITASSYGLYTEGCGNNTISGNRISGNDVGISLNLNWTDGTSSDYNIIYNNYLNNTQNAEDYGTNTWNTSKTTGVNIAGGPYLGGNLWASPEGDGFSETASDEDGDLIADLPYNITETAYDYLPLIFKEPEEKTETEGGKNCGKSKSAWRKSE, encoded by the coding sequence TTGAACGGGAAGAGAATACTTATATTAACCACTGTTTTCATACTGCTTATCTTTCTATCAGGTTCCGCCTCCGCAGCTACTTTTCATGTAAAGGTAGGAGGAGGGACAGAATCATACGGGAGCCTTCAGGAAGCTGTAAATGCCGCTTCCGATGGAGACCTGATCCTTGTAGGAGAGGGGAGATACAGCGAAAATGTACTTGTAAATAAATCTCTGGAGATCGTCTCCGAAAGCTCGAATCCTAAAAAAACCGTAATCACTGCTCCGGACCCCGAACTCCCTGTGTTACACATAACCTCCGATTCCGTAAATATCGGCGGATTTTCTTTGAAAGGAGCAAATTCCTCATACGGAATATACCTTGAAGGGGTTTCGGGAAACAATATTTACAATAACTATTTTTCGGGAAACTGGAGAAGCATAATGCTTAGAGATTCGCACACGAACTCTCTGGAAAACAACCGCTTATCTGACAGTGATGACGGAATCTGGCTTGAGCATTCGGAACAGAATTTAATAAAAAATAACAGGGCGACCCGTAACCGACATTATGGTTTTTACCTGAATGCATCCGAAAATAATACCCTTCAAAAGAACCGTGCATCCGGAGGAGCGGTTGGAATTTACATGGAAAATTCTTCCGGCTGCTGTGTGCTTTCTTCGAAAACATCAAACAACTTTTACGGGATATACCTCGTAGACTCGGGAGGAAGCCTGCTTGAAAAGAACACCGCAAACTCAAACAAGATGTACGGGATATACCTCGGGAGCTCGAACGGAAGTACCCTGAGAGGAAACAAAGCAAATTCAAACCAGTGGGGAATCTATCTCGACTCAAACTCCAACATACTTCGAAAAAATAAAATGTCCTGCAACAGCAGGAATTTCGGGGCTTACACCTATCATTACACGGGGGAAATGAACAATACCATTGATACAAGCAATACCGTAGACGGAAAACCGATATACTATCTCGTGGGGGTTTCAGACCGGACCCTTGATTCCGATTCCAACGCAGGTGTTGTCTACTGCATTAATTGTGAAAACATCACCCTTAAAGACCTGGCCCTTGAAAACAACAGCTTTGGGATTTACCTGTACAATACTCAAAATTCAAGGATTGAAGGAAACTGCATCTCAAATTGCGAACATGGGATTTACCTCGGGAACTGTGCTCTGACAGCTCTCAGGGGCAATGCTGTTAATTCTAACGAAGGAGACGCCTTCATCTTAAGCAGTTGCAGAAACTGCCTTGTGGAAGAAAACAACGCCTTGGACAATATGGCAGGGATCTGGCTCTGTGATACCAGCGTAGACAATCTCCTGAAAGAAAATATAATTACTTCAAACAGCTGGTGCTGCATAGACCTCGGGGATACAAGTTGCAATAATACTCTTGAAGGGAATATCCTTTCGGAAGCCTATGAAGGAATCTATCTCTACGGAGCCTGTGAAGAAAATATTTTGAACAACAACACAATCACAGCCAGCTCTTACGGATTATACACGGAAGGCTGCGGCAACAATACAATCTCAGGAAATAGAATTTCAGGAAACGATGTAGGCATATCTCTTAACCTGAACTGGACCGACGGGACGAGTTCGGACTACAATATCATCTACAACAACTACCTGAATAACACTCAGAACGCCGAAGACTACGGAACTAACACCTGGAACACCTCAAAAACCACTGGTGTGAATATTGCAGGTGGGCCTTACCTGGGGGGAAATTTATGGGCTTCTCCGGAAGGGGACGGTTTTTCAGAAACAGCCTCAGATGAAGATGGAGATCTGATTGCGGATCTTCCGTACAACATAACGGAAACGGCATATGACTATCTCCCCCTCATATTCAAGGAACCTGAAGAAAAAACCGAAACTGAAGGCGGGAAAAACTGTGGTAAGAGCAAATCAGCCTGGAGAAAGAGTGAATGA
- a CDS encoding cobalamin B12-binding domain-containing protein gives MKKGEKNMRANILNLLVLLVLSMIVSQLVFPVSAGDSWGQENESLENESVSNESVSNVSVGNENVSNESVGTVIIATVAGDSHTYGKDSIAAAFEEEGFEVINLGSGISAETFATTAKEKEADFVFSSASMSTTMIQQIQIEEQLKAAGIRNKVITGVGGSLVTQTWADQIGADIYAVGPEDAVFKAKSALLNGSIPETHISANESTSCGSCHG, from the coding sequence ATGAAGAAAGGAGAGAAAAATATGCGTGCAAATATTTTGAATTTACTGGTTCTGTTAGTCCTGAGCATGATCGTTTCTCAATTAGTTTTTCCGGTATCAGCCGGGGATTCATGGGGGCAGGAAAACGAAAGTTTGGAAAATGAAAGCGTGAGTAATGAAAGCGTGAGTAATGTAAGTGTGGGTAATGAAAACGTGAGTAATGAAAGTGTGGGAACTGTCATAATCGCCACAGTTGCAGGAGATTCTCACACTTATGGAAAAGACAGTATTGCGGCTGCGTTTGAGGAAGAAGGTTTTGAAGTAATTAACCTTGGTTCTGGAATTTCAGCTGAAACCTTTGCCACGACCGCGAAAGAAAAGGAAGCTGATTTTGTATTCAGTTCCGCTTCCATGAGTACCACCATGATCCAGCAAATCCAGATTGAGGAACAGCTTAAAGCCGCAGGAATCCGGAATAAGGTGATAACAGGCGTGGGAGGATCGCTGGTCACCCAGACCTGGGCTGACCAGATAGGAGCTGACATCTATGCTGTAGGCCCGGAAGACGCTGTTTTCAAGGCAAAATCGGCTCTTTTAAACGGCAGTATTCCCGAAACCCATATTTCGGCTAATGAAAGTACCAGTTGCGGGAGCTGCCACGGATAA
- a CDS encoding ABC transporter permease — MSKFSGKTFIVARHEFLKTIRRKEFLFMTFAFPLLLAGIAIIPSLLASTTSAEDQRVGYIDMTGSFDFPESFTSEGFSVGPLGAKPSTIEFVEYEGSAEAGEALQSGQISSYIIVPADFLETGVIELYASEKEMSVPGTELSAELSNIAINSILEDQVNETVLQRVKDPINLKLYNVGDNGESSEKGLAEILTSFGLPFLMAFLLFFSIFSASGYLLRGVAEEKENRIMEVLLSSVTPSELLTGKVVGLGAVGLLQIVVWLSVIFLGGGYALPVDIEPMLLFIALIYFLLGFLFFASMMAGIGAVTGSLQESQQVAGIFTFVAVFPLIFMQLILTNPDSPVAVFLSLFPFTSPASMLARMGTSEVPIYQILLSFFILFVSIHGVLLLSTRLFRTYLLMYGKRPGIKEIWKNIREAGR, encoded by the coding sequence GTGAGTAAATTTTCCGGAAAAACCTTTATCGTTGCCAGGCACGAGTTCCTGAAAACCATAAGGCGTAAAGAGTTTCTCTTCATGACCTTTGCTTTTCCTCTTCTCCTTGCCGGGATTGCTATTATTCCCTCTCTGCTTGCCAGTACCACCTCTGCAGAAGACCAGAGGGTAGGCTACATTGACATGACCGGTTCCTTCGACTTTCCGGAATCTTTTACCAGTGAAGGTTTTTCTGTAGGACCGCTGGGGGCAAAGCCCTCAACTATAGAGTTTGTAGAGTATGAAGGGAGTGCCGAAGCCGGGGAAGCCCTGCAGTCAGGACAGATTTCTTCTTACATTATAGTACCTGCAGATTTCCTTGAGACCGGTGTGATAGAACTTTATGCTTCCGAAAAGGAAATGTCGGTCCCTGGGACTGAACTCTCGGCTGAACTTTCTAATATAGCGATCAATTCTATTCTGGAAGACCAGGTGAACGAGACCGTACTCCAGAGGGTCAAAGACCCGATTAACCTGAAACTCTATAATGTAGGGGATAACGGTGAGTCTTCCGAGAAGGGCCTGGCTGAGATACTGACCAGCTTCGGGCTGCCTTTTCTTATGGCTTTTCTCCTCTTTTTCAGCATATTTTCGGCATCAGGATATCTCCTCCGCGGAGTTGCCGAAGAAAAGGAAAACAGGATTATGGAAGTCCTTCTTTCTTCCGTAACCCCTTCCGAACTTCTTACCGGCAAGGTCGTGGGGCTCGGGGCAGTCGGTCTCCTGCAGATTGTTGTGTGGCTCTCAGTAATCTTTCTGGGCGGCGGCTACGCCCTGCCTGTGGATATCGAGCCGATGCTCCTTTTTATTGCTCTTATCTATTTCCTTCTCGGCTTTCTCTTCTTTGCCAGTATGATGGCAGGAATCGGGGCAGTAACCGGTTCCCTTCAAGAAAGCCAGCAGGTAGCAGGAATCTTCACGTTTGTAGCCGTATTTCCCCTCATATTCATGCAGTTGATCCTTACAAACCCTGACAGTCCGGTCGCAGTTTTTCTTTCCCTCTTTCCTTTCACTTCTCCTGCGTCCATGCTTGCCAGGATGGGGACTTCGGAAGTGCCTATCTATCAGATACTCCTCAGCTTTTTCATCCTCTTTGTCTCAATTCATGGGGTTCTCTTACTTTCCACCCGGCTTTTCAGGACCTATCTGCTCATGTATGGGAAAAGACCCGGGATTAAGGAAATCTGGAAGAATATCCGGGAAGCCGGCAGGTGA
- a CDS encoding ABC transporter ATP-binding protein has product MHALEFEGISKSFAEKNVIRDISFSVEQGEIFGLLGPNGAGKTTLIRLLLDIIKPDSGEIRIFGGSLSAAAKDRIGYLPEERGLYRKTKLLDTLVYLARLKNVPLKEAQTKAEALLKSLDLYEHRGKKVEELSKGMQQKIQFLSAVVHEPELIILDEPFSGLDPVSTKAVKDKILEYRNEGKTVILSTHMMEQAQKLCDRILMLNKGERVLYGTVAGIRKEHGKNSLLVEFAEKRSLSILHEIPGIRKITWREGAVEILPEESTNAQAILQELVRRAEILRFEQALPSLNEIFIETVESVSGE; this is encoded by the coding sequence ATGCATGCTCTGGAATTTGAAGGCATATCAAAGTCTTTCGCAGAAAAAAATGTTATAAGAGATATCTCTTTTTCAGTCGAGCAGGGCGAGATCTTCGGACTGCTTGGCCCGAACGGGGCAGGAAAAACCACCCTTATAAGGTTGCTTCTTGACATTATAAAACCGGATTCGGGAGAAATTCGGATCTTTGGGGGTTCTCTGAGCGCTGCTGCAAAAGACAGGATCGGCTACCTCCCTGAAGAAAGAGGGCTGTACAGGAAAACAAAGCTTCTTGATACGCTTGTCTACCTCGCCCGGCTTAAAAACGTCCCCCTGAAAGAGGCTCAGACAAAAGCAGAGGCTCTCCTGAAGTCCCTTGACCTGTATGAACACAGGGGGAAAAAGGTAGAAGAGCTTTCAAAAGGGATGCAGCAAAAAATTCAGTTCCTTTCTGCTGTCGTTCACGAACCCGAACTTATCATCCTTGACGAACCTTTTTCAGGGCTCGACCCCGTGAGCACGAAGGCCGTTAAAGACAAAATTCTCGAGTACAGAAACGAAGGAAAGACCGTAATCCTCTCCACACACATGATGGAACAGGCGCAGAAGCTCTGTGACAGGATCCTTATGCTAAATAAAGGCGAGAGGGTGCTTTACGGCACCGTTGCAGGGATCCGAAAAGAACACGGAAAAAACTCTCTGCTTGTGGAGTTTGCCGAAAAAAGGAGTTTGAGCATTCTTCACGAAATTCCGGGCATCAGAAAAATTACCTGGCGTGAAGGGGCAGTTGAGATCTTACCTGAAGAAAGCACAAATGCACAGGCAATTCTGCAGGAACTTGTACGGAGAGCCGAAATCCTGCGTTTTGAGCAGGCACTTCCTTCCCTGAACGAAATTTTTATTGAGACTGTGGAGAGTGTTTCTGGTGAGTAA
- a CDS encoding dihydrofolate reductase family protein: MLPKLVIHNTISLDGSTIGFSANLDVHYGILGSYEPDAMIVGSNTAKTGTQFFCEKIPPEEEADFKKPEILPEDTRAYWMIADSRGILEGMMHVFRRSEYCKDVIVLVSEKTPEPYLNYLKERNYDFIQAGAERVDVRQALEIANEKYGFKLVVSDSGGILNSILLEQGIVEEISLVLTPEIVGKNGTNLFRGVEKAGIQLELIRNEIVEKKYVHLVYRVLKA, translated from the coding sequence ATGCTACCTAAACTGGTTATACACAACACCATAAGTCTTGACGGCTCAACTATCGGCTTTTCGGCAAACCTTGATGTTCATTATGGAATCCTGGGCAGTTACGAGCCCGATGCCATGATAGTCGGCTCAAACACCGCAAAGACGGGCACACAATTTTTTTGCGAAAAAATCCCTCCGGAAGAGGAAGCGGACTTCAAAAAACCCGAAATTCTGCCTGAAGACACTAGGGCATACTGGATGATCGCGGATTCCCGGGGAATTCTTGAAGGGATGATGCACGTTTTCAGGCGTTCTGAGTATTGTAAAGATGTGATCGTCCTTGTCTCGGAAAAGACTCCTGAGCCTTACCTCAACTACCTGAAGGAAAGGAACTACGACTTTATCCAGGCAGGAGCCGAACGCGTGGATGTCAGGCAAGCCCTTGAAATTGCAAATGAAAAATATGGGTTTAAACTTGTAGTCTCGGATAGTGGGGGAATCCTGAATAGCATTCTGCTCGAACAGGGGATTGTTGAGGAAATAAGCCTGGTCCTGACTCCGGAAATCGTGGGGAAAAACGGGACAAACCTTTTCAGAGGCGTTGAGAAAGCTGGGATTCAACTCGAACTCATAAGAAATGAAATTGTGGAAAAGAAGTACGTGCATCTGGTGTACAGGGTTTTAAAGGCTTAA